A genomic segment from Salvelinus alpinus chromosome 8, SLU_Salpinus.1, whole genome shotgun sequence encodes:
- the LOC139583850 gene encoding decreased expression in renal and prostate cancer protein-like: protein MNDHMMLTPYGLRPTPRPYGLRPTPRPYGLRPTPRPYGLRPTPRPYGLRPTPRPYGLRPTPRPYGLRPTPRPYGLRPTPRPYGLRPTPRPYGLRPTPRPYGLRPTPRPYGLRPTPRPYGLRPTPRPYGLRPTPRPYGLRPTPRPYGLRPTPRPYGLRPTPRPYGLRPTPRPYGLRPTPRPYGLRPTPRPYGLRPTPRPYGLRPTPRPYGLRPTPRPYGLRPTPRPYGLRPTPRPYGLRPTPRPYGLRPTPRPYGLRPTPRPYGLRPTPRPYGLRPTPRPYGLRPTLRPYGLRPTLRPYGLRPTPRPYGLRPTPRPYGLRPTPRPYGLRPTLRPYGLRPTPRPYGLRPTPRPYGLRPTPRPYGLRPTPRPYGLRPTPRPYGLRPTLRPYGLRPTPRPYGLRPTLRPYGLRPTPRPYGLRPTPRPYGLRPTPRPYGLRPTPRPYGLRPTLRPYGLRPTLRPYGLRPTPRPYGLRPTPRPYGLRPTPRPYGLRPTLRPYGLRPTPRPYGLRPTPRPYGLRPTPRPYGLRPTPRPYFLVEI, encoded by the exons ATGAATGATCATATGATGCTTAC ACCCTACGGCCTGAGaccgacccctagaccctacggcCTGAGaccgacccctagaccctacggcCTGAGaccgacccctagaccctacggcCTGAGaccgacccctagaccctacggcCTGAGaccgacccctagaccctacggcCTGAGaccgacccctagaccctacggcCTGAGaccgacccctagaccctacggcCTGAGaccgacccctagaccctacggcCTGAGaccgacccctagaccctacggTCTGAGaccgacccctagaccctacggcCTGAGaccgacccctagaccctacggcCTGAGaccgacccctagaccctacggcCTGAGaccgacccctagaccctacggcCTGAGaccgacccctagaccctacggcCTGAGaccgacccctagaccctacggcCTGAGaccgacccctagaccctacggcCTGAGaccgacccctagaccctacggcCTGAGaccgacccctagaccctacggcCTGAGaccgacccctagaccctacggcCTGAGaccgacccctagaccctacggcCTGAGaccgacccctagaccctacggTCTGAGaccgacccctagaccctacggcCTGAGaccgacccctagaccctacggcCTGAGaccgacccctagaccctacggcCTGAGaccgacccctagaccctacggTCTGAGaccgacccctagaccctacggcCTGAGaccgacccctagaccctacggcCTGAGaccgacccctagaccctacggcCTGAGaccgacccctagaccctacggcCTGAGaccgacccctagaccctacggcCTGAGACCGACCCTTAGACCCTACGGCCTGAGACCGACCCTTAGACCCTACGGCCTGAGaccgacccctagaccctacggcCTGAGaccgacccctagaccctacggTCTGAGaccgacccctagaccctacggcCTGAGACCGACCCTTAGACCCTACGGCCTGAGaccgacccctagaccctacggcCTGAGaccgacccctagaccctacggcCTGAGaccgacccctagaccctacggcCTGAGaccgacccctagaccctacggcCTGAGaccgacccctagaccctacggcCTGAGACCGACCCTTAGACCCTACGGCCTGAGaccgacccctagaccctacggcCTGAGACCGACCCTTAGACCCTACGGCCTGAGaccgacccctagaccctacggcCTGAGaccgacccctagaccctacggcCTGAGaccgacccctagaccctacggcCTGAGaccgacccctagaccctacggcCTGAGACCGACCCTTAGACCCTACGGCCTGAGACCGACCCTTAGACCCTACGGCCTGAGaccgacccctagaccctacggcCTGAGaccgacccctagaccctacggTCTGAGaccgacccctagaccctacggcCTGAGACCGACCCTTAGACCCTACGGCCTGAGaccgacccctagaccctacggcCTGAGaccgacccctagaccctacggcCTGAGaccgacccctagaccctacggcCTGAGaccgacccctagaccctacttccttgtggagatctga